Proteins encoded by one window of Streptococcus sanguinis:
- a CDS encoding methyltransferase family protein, whose protein sequence is MNLQTIFTYIFFVIFISTEMWIKNKTKSNNVNDSADKGSRYIIIGSVISCLFLINGQFLDFVPHLPSLTIYLGILISLAGFVLRFYAVNYLGKNFTLAVQTTDSQQLVDHGPYSIVRNPAYTGSILSILGLSITSLNPLTIIISLILLVLGYSIRLRVEEKALGNHFGKNYEAYCQKVRYRVFPYIW, encoded by the coding sequence ATGAATTTACAAACTATTTTCACTTATATTTTCTTTGTTATTTTTATTAGCACAGAAATGTGGATTAAAAATAAAACTAAGTCAAACAATGTAAACGACTCTGCAGATAAAGGGAGCCGCTACATCATTATCGGCAGTGTTATCAGCTGCTTATTTTTGATAAACGGACAATTTCTCGACTTTGTCCCCCACTTACCCAGCCTCACTATCTATCTTGGAATTCTCATCTCTCTAGCAGGGTTCGTATTGCGGTTCTATGCAGTCAATTATCTCGGAAAAAACTTCACACTGGCCGTTCAAACAACCGATAGTCAACAATTAGTAGACCATGGCCCTTATTCTATTGTAAGAAATCCTGCCTATACTGGCAGTATCTTGTCTATCCTTGGCCTATCGATTACCTCATTAAATCCTCTTACAATCATTATCAGTCTTATTTTACTCGTGTTAGGATATAGCATTCGACTTAGAGTAGAAGAAAAAGCTTTAGGCAATCACTTTGGGAAAAATTACGAAGCTTATTGCCAAAAGGTTAGATACCGAGTTTTTCCTTACATCTGGTAA